One genomic segment of Candidatus Nealsonbacteria bacterium includes these proteins:
- the secE gene encoding preprotein translocase subunit SecE translates to MKLLTKIPIFFKEVKLEMKKVNWPSRQETIKYTLIVIGISLAMAVLLGTLDFVFSTLLNRFIL, encoded by the coding sequence ATGAAACTTCTGACCAAAATTCCAATTTTTTTCAAAGAAGTTAAATTGGAAATGAAAAAAGTTAATTGGCCAAGCCGACAAGAAACAATAAAATATACTTTAATTGTAATTGGAATTTCTCTGGCTATGGCAGTGCTTTTAGGAACATTGGATTTTGTATTTAGCACCTTATTAAATAGATTTATATTGTAG